From the genome of Nitrospira sp., one region includes:
- a CDS encoding DUF1738 domain-containing protein — protein sequence MKTCTGNDNNHHDGITRKDVYTRVTDRIVADLEQSVRTWVKPWNAEHAAGKITRPLRHNGTPYSGINILMLWSAALAGGFAAPIWMTFKQALELNAHVRKGEKGSLVVYANSITRKETDDATGDETEREIHFMKGYTVFNVEQIEGLPAHYYAKPEPRFNPIQRLEHAESFFANLRADIRHGGTQAYYAQEPDYIRMPPFEAFCDAQSYYATLAHESTHWTKHPSRLAREFGRKTWGDEGYAEEELVAELGAAFLCADLELSLTPREDHASYIAHWLTVLKDDKRAIFRAAAHAQRAADFLHRLQPPVQQQAA from the coding sequence ATGAAAACCTGCACCGGCAACGACAACAATCATCATGACGGGATCACGCGGAAGGATGTATACACCCGCGTCACCGATCGGATCGTAGCCGATCTGGAACAAAGCGTTCGAACCTGGGTGAAGCCGTGGAACGCCGAACATGCGGCCGGCAAGATCACCCGTCCGCTGCGGCACAACGGCACGCCCTACTCCGGCATCAATATCCTGATGCTCTGGAGCGCAGCCCTGGCCGGCGGTTTCGCAGCCCCGATCTGGATGACGTTCAAACAGGCTTTGGAGTTAAACGCCCACGTGCGCAAGGGGGAGAAAGGCTCGCTCGTGGTTTATGCCAATTCCATCACACGCAAGGAAACAGACGATGCGACCGGCGATGAAACCGAGCGTGAAATCCACTTCATGAAGGGCTACACGGTCTTCAACGTCGAGCAGATTGAAGGACTGCCCGCCCACTACTACGCCAAACCTGAGCCGCGCTTCAATCCGATACAGCGGCTCGAACACGCGGAAAGCTTCTTCGCCAACCTGCGGGCCGACATCCGCCACGGCGGGACGCAAGCCTATTATGCTCAAGAGCCTGATTACATACGCATGCCGCCGTTTGAGGCCTTCTGCGATGCGCAGAGCTACTATGCCACCCTCGCCCATGAATCCACGCACTGGACCAAGCATCCCTCGCGCCTCGCCCGTGAATTCGGGCGCAAGACATGGGGCGACGAAGGCTATGCCGAGGAGGAACTTGTCGCGGAGCTAGGCGCGGCCTTTCTGTGCGCCGACCTCGAACTGTCCTTGACGCCCCGAGAAGATCACGCGTCCTATATCGCCCACTGGCTGACCGTCCTGAAGGATGACAAACGCGCCATCTTCCGCGCCGCCGCCCACGCGCAACGCGCCGCCGACTTCCTGCACCGGCTGCAGCCGCCGGTGCAGCAGCAGGCCGCCTGA
- a CDS encoding conjugative relaxase, whose product MLSISNVKAAQATNYYQKDEFYYGDGQVLGVWTGRGSEALGLEGREVEAETFRELLEGHLPDGNEIQSRSDGTRRGGIDLTYSAPKTVSLAALVGNDERLLAAHDKAVGKAMDYVENEASQARITQDGVTTIERTGNLVVAQFQHETSRAQDPQLHTHAVVVNATQRDDGEWRALDNQEFFVLKMTAGAIYRAELADQVHRLGYEIERTHADGRWELKGFSTEQIEHFSQRRQDIQEALAARGKDDPRTAERVALETREAKQPVDRNELHKEWEARAQGVGLDLAQVTQQARQEILYRDRHTQATAAQEAVQWAVEHVSERQSVFGHQDLLRHSLAHGMGDVTYDSVSHEIARQANAGELIRLPDELGRDHYTTPTALRLEREAVAIMQQGKTQIEPILARQEVSAPAFTRSLTAGQEAAAGLILSTQDRFIAVEGKAGTGKTTMIGEVRIIAESQGYEVRGLTPTSAASRVLEHEAQIPSETVAGFLSSNSRHEQDSKTLYVIDESSMLSARQMHELVSRIEAQDNRAVFLGDRQQLGSIEAGNGFGLFLDQGISSVTMGQNLRQKDPTLKQAVEETAQGKVDAAVRRLDGSGHITEISDRPERLQHVAQEFLNQPLTARENTLVITGTRTDRSDLNMLIRDGLKHDRSIMGPELRAITLTAKDLTAAQKREVGSYDVGDVVRSMGTYSRVIGMDETKTVLVLERATGERESWTPRTKGIEVYREESRGLQAGDTIRWTRNNSDADRRNGESARVISVDQKGLKAIIETQHGEPQTLNLNDRTEQHWDYAYASTTWASQGKTTQSVIVHIDSAREKSISGEQTWYVGISRARADVRIVTDDKESLRELVQISHEKKSALQAVERTGDAERHADVQRDNSGRHPGLAKDHAPSVISFSR is encoded by the coding sequence ATGCTGAGTATCAGCAACGTGAAGGCCGCTCAGGCAACAAACTACTATCAAAAGGACGAGTTCTACTACGGAGATGGCCAAGTGCTTGGAGTCTGGACAGGGCGCGGGTCGGAAGCCCTGGGACTCGAAGGCCGCGAGGTTGAGGCAGAGACGTTTCGTGAACTCCTCGAGGGTCATCTCCCTGACGGGAATGAGATCCAATCGCGTAGTGATGGGACCAGACGAGGCGGAATCGACCTCACCTACAGTGCCCCGAAAACGGTCTCACTTGCGGCACTGGTCGGGAATGACGAACGCCTTCTGGCGGCACATGACAAGGCCGTCGGCAAGGCCATGGACTATGTTGAGAACGAAGCGAGTCAAGCACGTATCACGCAAGATGGGGTGACGACCATTGAGCGGACCGGGAATCTGGTGGTCGCACAATTTCAACATGAGACCAGCCGTGCGCAAGATCCACAACTTCACACCCATGCTGTTGTCGTCAACGCGACACAACGAGACGATGGGGAATGGCGCGCGTTGGACAACCAGGAGTTCTTTGTCCTGAAAATGACGGCAGGGGCGATTTACCGAGCAGAACTAGCAGACCAAGTCCACCGCCTCGGCTACGAGATTGAACGAACCCATGCCGATGGGAGATGGGAACTCAAAGGGTTCTCCACTGAGCAGATTGAACACTTTTCTCAGAGACGACAGGATATTCAAGAAGCACTTGCCGCTCGCGGAAAAGACGATCCCAGAACGGCCGAACGCGTCGCGCTTGAAACACGGGAAGCAAAACAACCTGTAGACCGAAATGAATTGCACAAGGAATGGGAGGCGCGCGCGCAGGGAGTGGGACTGGACTTGGCACAGGTCACCCAGCAGGCACGGCAAGAAATCCTTTACCGAGACAGGCATACCCAAGCCACAGCAGCGCAGGAAGCAGTTCAGTGGGCAGTCGAGCATGTGAGCGAGCGACAGTCGGTGTTCGGTCATCAGGATCTATTGAGGCACTCGCTCGCACACGGCATGGGTGATGTGACTTATGATTCCGTGAGCCATGAGATCGCCAGACAGGCAAATGCCGGCGAGTTGATCCGGTTACCGGATGAGCTGGGACGAGATCATTACACGACCCCAACGGCCCTACGCCTTGAGCGCGAAGCTGTCGCAATCATGCAACAGGGGAAAACGCAGATCGAGCCGATTCTGGCTCGACAGGAAGTATCTGCTCCTGCCTTCACCCGTTCACTCACAGCGGGACAAGAGGCCGCAGCGGGTTTGATTCTTTCGACACAAGATCGTTTCATTGCAGTGGAAGGAAAAGCTGGCACCGGAAAAACTACAATGATCGGAGAGGTCCGAATCATCGCAGAATCGCAGGGCTACGAGGTTCGGGGGTTAACCCCAACCTCAGCCGCCTCACGGGTGTTAGAGCACGAGGCACAAATCCCCAGTGAAACAGTCGCAGGCTTTCTCTCAAGCAATTCACGCCATGAACAGGACAGCAAGACGTTATACGTCATCGATGAAAGCAGCATGCTAAGCGCGAGACAAATGCACGAATTGGTTAGCCGAATAGAGGCACAGGACAACCGTGCAGTGTTTCTTGGCGATCGCCAGCAGCTCGGCAGCATCGAGGCCGGAAACGGCTTTGGGCTTTTCCTTGATCAAGGGATTTCCTCTGTGACGATGGGTCAGAACTTGAGGCAGAAAGATCCGACCCTCAAACAAGCCGTGGAGGAAACTGCTCAAGGAAAAGTTGACGCGGCTGTTCGTCGACTCGACGGCTCAGGGCACATTACCGAGATTAGCGATCGTCCCGAACGCCTACAACACGTTGCACAAGAGTTCCTGAATCAGCCCCTTACCGCACGAGAGAACACGCTAGTGATTACCGGAACCCGTACGGATCGGTCGGACCTAAATATGTTGATTCGAGATGGACTGAAACATGACAGGTCAATAATGGGACCAGAATTGAGGGCAATCACTCTCACGGCGAAAGATCTAACAGCTGCGCAAAAGCGTGAAGTAGGTTCATATGACGTAGGAGATGTTGTGCGCAGCATGGGAACCTACTCGCGAGTGATCGGCATGGATGAGACCAAGACCGTATTGGTCTTGGAACGTGCAACTGGTGAACGAGAATCATGGACGCCAAGAACGAAAGGCATAGAGGTCTACAGGGAAGAATCAAGGGGTCTACAGGCAGGAGATACGATCAGATGGACAAGAAACAACTCAGACGCTGATAGACGAAATGGAGAATCGGCGCGCGTTATTTCTGTGGACCAGAAGGGTTTGAAGGCTATCATAGAAACACAGCATGGGGAGCCCCAGACACTGAATTTGAATGATCGAACAGAGCAGCATTGGGACTACGCCTACGCATCCACCACGTGGGCATCACAGGGTAAGACTACTCAATCAGTCATTGTGCATATCGACTCCGCACGAGAGAAGTCAATCTCAGGCGAACAGACTTGGTATGTTGGCATCTCGCGGGCGCGGGCAGATGTGAGAATTGTGACCGATGACAAGGAATCGCTAAGAGAACTGGTTCAGATTTCCCATGAGAAAAAGTCAGCGCTGCAGGCTGTAGAGCGAACGGGTGACGCAGAACGTCATGCTGACGTACAGCGTGATAATTCCGGGCGTCATCCTGGCCTCGCCAAGGATCACGCCCCCTCAGTTATTTCATTTAGCCGCTAG
- a CDS encoding recombinase family protein translates to MIAAAIYARKSTEQTGVSDEEKSVARQIEHAKAYALKKGWTVPEELIFVDDGISGAEFVKRPGFIRLMNALKPRPLFQVLIMSEESRLGRESIETSYALKQIMDAGVRVFFYLEDRERTLDNAMDKVMLSLANFASEMERERAKQRTADAMLRKAKAGHVTGGKTYGYDNREVLSAEGHRLHVLRIVNQTEAAILRQIFDMYAGGLGITRIAKRLNEEHIPAPRQSPRGWAPSAVREILHRELYQGQIVYGQLEKVIRGGTKRRRQREEKDWVRVEAPDLRIIEPDIWESVQARLAKSKGKGRSAFRDQDSKYLLTGMARCAHCGGPMTIVGQDYHRRKGRFYGCSYYKTRGSSICKNSLLVEQEYLDQIVLKSLHEAVAEEMIKVAVEKALARHRAGEEKKLDRQTDIQRELSLIEAYEGNLVDAIAKGQPMDPLLAKLRAEETRKKSLVRELEQLTAADQIASLDEARLKRELKARFSDLRGLLDRHISTARRLLRTLMEHPLRCEAIREEDRKEYRVTGTGSYLPLLPETLAPLNSAQEGCSVVGGVPNGI, encoded by the coding sequence ATGATCGCTGCCGCCATCTACGCCCGTAAATCAACCGAACAGACCGGGGTGAGTGACGAAGAGAAATCCGTCGCCCGCCAGATCGAGCACGCGAAAGCCTATGCCCTGAAGAAAGGCTGGACCGTTCCCGAAGAACTGATCTTCGTCGACGACGGCATCAGCGGGGCTGAGTTTGTGAAGCGTCCTGGCTTCATCCGTCTCATGAATGCGCTCAAGCCTCGGCCGCTATTTCAGGTCCTCATCATGAGCGAGGAATCCCGGCTCGGTCGTGAATCGATCGAAACATCCTACGCGCTCAAGCAGATTATGGATGCCGGAGTCCGGGTGTTCTTCTACCTCGAAGATCGCGAGCGGACGCTCGACAATGCCATGGATAAGGTGATGCTCTCCCTCGCCAACTTTGCCTCTGAGATGGAGCGGGAGCGAGCCAAGCAGCGCACCGCCGACGCCATGCTTCGCAAGGCCAAGGCTGGCCATGTGACGGGCGGCAAGACCTACGGCTACGACAATCGGGAAGTCCTCTCCGCTGAGGGACATCGGCTTCATGTGCTGCGGATCGTCAATCAGACCGAAGCGGCCATTCTCCGGCAGATCTTCGACATGTATGCCGGTGGCCTGGGCATTACCCGCATCGCCAAGCGCCTCAACGAGGAGCACATCCCCGCCCCTCGGCAAAGTCCCCGAGGGTGGGCTCCCTCCGCCGTTCGTGAGATTCTTCACCGGGAGCTCTATCAGGGTCAGATTGTCTACGGCCAACTGGAAAAGGTCATCCGAGGCGGCACCAAACGGAGACGGCAACGCGAGGAGAAAGACTGGGTTAGGGTCGAAGCCCCGGACCTCCGAATCATTGAGCCGGACATATGGGAGTCGGTCCAAGCCCGCCTAGCTAAATCGAAGGGGAAAGGCCGTTCGGCGTTCAGAGACCAGGACTCCAAGTATCTCCTGACCGGCATGGCCCGGTGTGCGCATTGTGGCGGCCCTATGACCATTGTGGGCCAAGACTATCACCGCCGGAAGGGGCGCTTCTACGGCTGCTCGTATTACAAAACCAGGGGTTCCTCGATCTGTAAGAACTCCCTCCTGGTCGAACAGGAATACCTCGATCAGATCGTCCTCAAGTCACTGCATGAAGCCGTCGCTGAGGAGATGATCAAAGTCGCCGTCGAGAAGGCCCTGGCACGGCATAGGGCTGGAGAAGAAAAGAAGCTCGATCGGCAGACGGACATCCAGCGGGAGCTGTCCCTGATCGAAGCCTACGAGGGGAATCTCGTTGACGCCATTGCCAAGGGGCAACCAATGGACCCTCTCCTTGCCAAGCTGAGGGCAGAAGAGACACGGAAGAAAAGCCTGGTTCGAGAACTTGAGCAATTGACCGCTGCTGACCAGATTGCCTCCCTCGATGAGGCTCGGCTCAAGCGGGAGCTGAAAGCGCGATTCTCGGACCTCAGAGGCCTCCTGGACCGCCATATCTCCACAGCCCGGCGATTACTCCGAACCCTGATGGAACATCCGTTGCGCTGTGAGGCAATTCGTGAGGAGGATCGGAAGGAGTATCGTGTGACCGGAACCGGCAGCTACCTGCCGCTCCTACCTGAAACGCTCGCCCCCCTGAATTCTGCTCAAGAAGGCTGCTCCGTTGTCGGTGGTGTCCCCAACGGGATTTGA
- a CDS encoding type IV secretion system DNA-binding domain-containing protein, which translates to MPLTRQDSYIRYRSHQGDAARGYDSLASSWRMNARMVVMSFILITTLVYLPFVWFQVELDDVAVPEPRHAAQWFFAWAVAGLPAKDATVKMTLPGDDRARVHHAAHARDYLGTVIAWEWSHVSPLLADALWTYPVCFVVMLMWYRYRDRKMSESRHIRGQFRTTARALAKRTRREQKGDIAIGAVYLPKRRETEHVLTAGGTGSGKTTFLRSVLGTIRGLRKRALVHDTKLDLCREFWRPGDIILSPFLAASGGWTLSSELESIPQAFAAAHSVVVEEDSSSDKFWSDAARQIFFTLLVSLASKGMRRNQDLAEALKLDADGLAELLRLAPWGAQVANHITSAAAPQAAGVLANLHRYAMAFSFMQDGDFSFRSWIRDEQSTQWVWIVNPPSTSKLLAPILTLAIDLACMHLLELPDSEDRRLYLILDELSALNKLSSLLNILQRGRSKGASAWLSVQDLGGLNAYSKDERDTIINNCMTKLLYRTSAVETAKYFEQMLGQQQIEQAHEAHTLSVSAERDSIGVQRRDTTESLVLASELASLPPYEAFLSMTGHPVARVELPNYRGQGNGPGEAIYQMREDLLLGPGITSTPQTPAPPPTANAPRERPLVLGR; encoded by the coding sequence ATGCCATTAACCCGCCAAGATTCCTACATTCGGTACCGGTCGCATCAGGGTGACGCCGCACGAGGCTATGACTCCCTCGCCTCATCCTGGCGCATGAACGCCCGGATGGTGGTGATGTCGTTCATCCTCATCACCACCCTGGTCTATCTCCCCTTCGTGTGGTTCCAAGTCGAGCTCGATGACGTGGCAGTCCCGGAACCACGCCATGCAGCGCAATGGTTCTTCGCCTGGGCTGTGGCAGGACTCCCCGCGAAAGACGCCACGGTGAAGATGACGCTGCCGGGTGACGATAGAGCACGTGTCCACCACGCCGCACACGCTCGTGACTATCTTGGGACGGTTATCGCTTGGGAATGGAGCCATGTGAGCCCGCTCCTCGCTGATGCCTTGTGGACCTATCCCGTCTGCTTCGTTGTGATGTTGATGTGGTATCGCTACCGGGACCGAAAGATGTCCGAATCCCGCCATATCCGAGGCCAGTTTCGAACCACCGCTAGAGCGCTCGCGAAGAGAACGAGACGAGAACAGAAGGGTGATATCGCTATTGGAGCTGTGTATCTGCCAAAGCGACGGGAGACAGAGCACGTGCTCACCGCCGGCGGCACAGGCTCAGGAAAGACAACGTTCCTGCGATCGGTCCTCGGGACCATTCGCGGCTTGAGAAAGCGAGCACTGGTGCATGATACGAAGCTCGACCTCTGCCGTGAGTTCTGGAGGCCAGGGGACATCATCCTCTCCCCCTTCCTTGCCGCGTCAGGCGGTTGGACTCTTTCTTCAGAGCTTGAATCGATTCCCCAGGCCTTTGCAGCCGCCCACTCTGTGGTCGTCGAGGAGGATAGTAGCTCGGACAAATTCTGGTCCGATGCGGCACGGCAGATCTTCTTCACCTTGCTGGTAAGTCTGGCATCGAAGGGAATGCGGCGGAACCAGGATCTCGCCGAGGCGCTCAAACTCGACGCCGATGGGCTCGCAGAGCTCCTTCGGCTTGCTCCCTGGGGTGCGCAGGTGGCCAACCACATCACTTCAGCAGCCGCCCCGCAAGCCGCCGGAGTGTTGGCCAACCTCCATCGCTACGCGATGGCCTTCAGCTTCATGCAGGATGGCGACTTCTCGTTTCGTTCCTGGATCAGAGATGAGCAATCCACGCAGTGGGTCTGGATTGTAAACCCGCCCAGTACCAGTAAGCTGCTTGCTCCAATCTTGACCCTCGCCATTGATCTGGCTTGCATGCACCTTCTGGAGCTGCCAGACAGTGAGGATCGGCGTCTCTACCTGATTCTGGACGAGCTCTCTGCTCTGAATAAGTTGAGTTCGTTGTTGAACATCCTGCAACGCGGGCGGAGCAAAGGGGCCTCCGCCTGGCTCTCCGTCCAGGACCTCGGAGGATTGAATGCCTACTCAAAAGACGAGCGCGATACAATTATCAACAATTGTATGACGAAGCTCCTCTACCGCACCTCAGCCGTCGAGACGGCAAAATATTTCGAACAGATGTTGGGGCAACAACAGATCGAGCAAGCCCATGAGGCTCACACGCTGAGTGTCAGCGCCGAGCGGGATTCCATCGGCGTGCAACGTCGGGATACCACGGAGTCCCTCGTCCTTGCCTCGGAATTGGCTTCGTTGCCTCCATATGAAGCGTTCCTGTCCATGACCGGACACCCGGTCGCCCGTGTCGAACTTCCCAACTATCGTGGCCAGGGAAACGGTCCAGGGGAAGCGATCTATCAGATGCGTGAGGATCTTCTGTTGGGCCCTGGGATCACGTCAACACCACAGACGCCAGCCCCACCACCAACCGCCAATGCTCCGCGAGAGCGCCCTCTCGTATTAGGCCGCTGA
- a CDS encoding ATP-binding protein, which produces MEKVGSVVPVLLTKTMQPAASSQHCELHGLDVAMEAITIAGKTISVKGQCPACLEAHSTGQPPDNNLKDFSTRVRLRRQAGVPERYLHASLDDFQEETPAQKQVAKQLRSFIDGEWRSSPGLLFLGGIGTAKTLLGASLVNYWLNQHGARSAHFYTVMNLLRRVKATWNPDAIESESLVYQRLSALPLLVVDEIGVQFGSPTEKTILTEIVNSRYNALHPTVLIANLTITECVEVVGERVMDRFRDGGHALAFTWPSQRGIRVPL; this is translated from the coding sequence ATGGAAAAAGTTGGCAGCGTCGTTCCGGTTTTGCTGACAAAGACTATGCAGCCGGCAGCTTCTAGTCAGCATTGTGAACTGCATGGTTTAGATGTAGCGATGGAAGCCATCACTATCGCTGGGAAAACCATCTCTGTGAAGGGTCAATGTCCGGCTTGTCTTGAAGCACACAGCACGGGGCAACCCCCTGATAACAATCTCAAAGACTTCAGCACGCGGGTACGGTTGAGACGACAGGCTGGAGTACCGGAGCGATACCTGCACGCTTCCTTGGATGATTTTCAGGAAGAAACACCAGCTCAAAAACAAGTCGCGAAGCAGCTTCGGAGCTTCATTGACGGCGAATGGCGATCGAGTCCTGGGCTGCTCTTCCTCGGAGGCATTGGAACAGCCAAAACGCTGCTCGGAGCCTCGCTGGTCAATTACTGGCTCAATCAACACGGTGCCAGATCTGCCCATTTCTACACAGTGATGAATCTTCTGCGTCGAGTTAAGGCCACTTGGAACCCCGATGCTATTGAATCTGAATCGCTCGTATATCAACGCTTGAGCGCCCTACCCTTACTAGTCGTCGATGAAATCGGAGTGCAGTTTGGCAGTCCGACCGAAAAAACGATCCTCACAGAAATCGTTAATAGTCGCTACAACGCACTTCATCCGACTGTTCTGATAGCAAATCTCACAATTACGGAATGCGTTGAAGTAGTTGGGGAACGAGTTATGGACCGTTTCCGTGACGGCGGCCATGCATTGGCGTTCACTTGGCCTTCCCAGCGAGGAATCCGCGTACCACTCTGA
- the glgB gene encoding 1,4-alpha-glucan branching protein GlgB, with product MTRTGENHSLLTADDLYLFNEGSHFHLYDKLGAHPATMQGVEGTYFAVWAPEAEQVSVFGTFNHWDPARHPLHPCQFSGIWEGFVPGVGVGALYKFHIRSRHHGAVLIKTDPFARLNEIPPKSASVVWNLDYTWRDGSWMHTRARHNALDAPISIYEVHLGSWMRVPGEGNRSLSYREAAPKLIEYVQRLGFTHVEFLPLMDHPFFGSWGYQTTGYFAPSGNYGTPQDLMYLIDQLHQHDIGVILDWVPSHFPTDEHGLSRFDGSHLFEHADPRQGLHPDWGTAVFNYSRNEVRSFLISSALFWLEQYHADGLRVDAVASMLYLDYSRKEGEWIPNRHGGRENLEAITFLRQLNEEIYRRHPDVQTFAEESTSWPSVSRPTYAGGLGFGMKWDMGWMHDTLEYMALDPVYRKHHHRNLTFRMLYAFQENFLLPLSHDEVVHGKGSLLGKMPGDDWQKFANLRALFGYMYAQAAKKLIFMGGEIGQWREWAHDDSIDWNLLQYQPHQGLQRWVADLNHLYRTEPALHEFDFDPRGFEWIDCQDVDAGVISLLRHGRTPQQHIAVVCNFTPVPRLQYRVGVPQGGYWKELLNSDASMYGGTGLGNLGGLSAEPIPALDRTHSLAMTLPPLSVLFFKAPS from the coding sequence ATGACCCGTACGGGCGAAAACCATAGTCTGCTCACGGCGGACGACCTGTACCTCTTTAACGAAGGTTCTCATTTCCACCTGTACGATAAACTCGGCGCGCATCCCGCGACCATGCAAGGTGTCGAGGGCACGTACTTTGCCGTGTGGGCACCGGAAGCTGAGCAGGTCTCAGTTTTCGGGACGTTCAACCATTGGGACCCCGCTCGCCACCCACTCCACCCCTGTCAATTTTCTGGCATCTGGGAAGGGTTCGTCCCCGGCGTGGGAGTCGGCGCACTGTACAAATTTCACATCCGCTCGCGGCACCATGGTGCGGTACTCATTAAAACAGACCCGTTCGCACGACTGAACGAAATTCCGCCGAAATCCGCATCCGTGGTCTGGAATCTCGATTACACCTGGCGGGACGGCAGCTGGATGCACACTCGTGCGCGGCACAATGCGCTGGATGCCCCGATCAGCATCTACGAAGTCCATCTCGGCTCATGGATGCGGGTTCCCGGCGAAGGCAACCGCTCCCTCAGCTATCGCGAAGCTGCCCCGAAACTGATCGAGTACGTGCAGCGATTGGGCTTCACTCATGTGGAGTTTCTGCCCCTGATGGACCATCCCTTCTTTGGCTCTTGGGGCTATCAAACGACCGGGTACTTTGCTCCCTCCGGCAACTATGGGACGCCGCAGGACCTCATGTACCTCATCGACCAGCTCCACCAGCACGATATCGGAGTCATTCTGGATTGGGTGCCGTCCCATTTTCCGACCGATGAACACGGGCTCAGTCGATTCGACGGCAGCCACCTCTTCGAACATGCGGACCCCCGCCAGGGCCTCCATCCCGATTGGGGGACGGCGGTGTTCAACTACAGTCGTAACGAAGTCCGCAGCTTTCTGATCAGCAGCGCCCTCTTCTGGCTGGAGCAATACCATGCCGACGGGCTGCGAGTGGATGCCGTCGCGTCGATGCTGTATCTGGATTATTCCCGAAAAGAAGGCGAGTGGATTCCCAACCGGCATGGCGGCCGGGAAAACCTGGAGGCCATCACCTTCTTACGGCAACTCAACGAAGAAATCTATCGACGCCATCCGGACGTGCAGACCTTTGCAGAAGAATCCACCTCCTGGCCGTCCGTGTCACGCCCGACGTATGCAGGAGGTTTGGGCTTCGGCATGAAATGGGACATGGGGTGGATGCATGACACGCTGGAGTACATGGCGCTGGACCCCGTGTACCGGAAACATCACCACCGGAACCTCACTTTCCGCATGCTGTACGCGTTCCAGGAGAACTTTTTACTTCCGCTGTCGCACGACGAAGTCGTGCACGGGAAGGGCTCGCTCCTGGGCAAAATGCCCGGCGACGATTGGCAAAAATTCGCCAACCTGCGGGCCCTGTTCGGTTACATGTATGCGCAAGCCGCCAAGAAGCTGATTTTCATGGGTGGTGAAATCGGCCAGTGGCGCGAATGGGCCCACGACGACAGCATCGATTGGAACCTACTGCAGTACCAGCCCCATCAAGGGCTGCAACGGTGGGTCGCCGACCTGAATCATCTCTACCGGACAGAGCCGGCGCTGCATGAATTCGATTTCGACCCGCGAGGGTTCGAGTGGATCGACTGCCAGGACGTGGATGCCGGGGTCATCAGTCTTTTGCGGCACGGACGGACGCCACAGCAACACATCGCCGTCGTCTGTAATTTTACGCCGGTTCCACGACTGCAATATCGCGTCGGGGTCCCACAAGGCGGCTATTGGAAAGAACTGTTGAACAGCGACGCATCCATGTATGGCGGCACCGGCCTTGGAAATCTCGGCGGCCTCTCGGCTGAACCCATTCCGGCACTCGATCGAACCCACTCGTTGGCCATGACGCTGCCCCCGCTCTCTGTGCTGTTCTTCAAAGCCCCCTCCTAG